The genomic interval GGCGTCGGGGCGGTCGGGGTGTACGGCGCGGAGCTCGACGGGGCTGAGGGCGCCGAAGATCGTGCGGAGATCGTCGAGGGAGAACGTCATGCCGCCGTACGTGTCGCCGGTGGTGACGACGTCGAGGTCGCTCGGGGTCTCCATCCGCTCCGCGGCGAACGTGACGATCCCGAACCGGCCGCGGACCAGGGGAAGGATCCTCTGGAGGTACGTGATCCGGCGGTGCGGCGCGATGTGGTGGAAGCATCCGGAGTCGTACACCAGGTCGAACGGCCCGGCCGGCAACGGATCCCGCAGTACGTCGAGGGCCGTCAACGTCACCGATGCCGGCATACTCGGCCGGAGCGTATCGAGCAGATCGCCCGCGAGATCGACACCCTCGACCGCCGCGCCCTGTTCGGCGAGCCAGCGGGTGTTGCGGCCGCCGCCGCAGCCGACATCGAGCACCCGGGCGCCGGCGAGATCGCCCAGCAGGCCGCGCTCGTTCCAATCGACCA from Kribbella sp. NBC_00709 carries:
- a CDS encoding class I SAM-dependent methyltransferase translates to MARLHTVDQLLDVLDQVVSASGRGDRSHASAAEYWNGLLTTPGHPLTSQLPDEPLVDWNERGLLGDLAGARVLDVGCGGGRNTRWLAEQGAAVEGVDLAGDLLDTLRPSMPASVTLTALDVLRDPLPAGPFDLVYDSGCFHHIAPHRRITYLQRILPLVRGRFGIVTFAAERMETPSDLDVVTTGDTYGGMTFSLDDLRTIFGALSPVELRAVHPDRPDAFAPDFLNAALFK